A DNA window from Oryzias latipes chromosome 5, ASM223467v1 contains the following coding sequences:
- the aggf1 gene encoding angiogenic factor with G patch and FHA domains 1 isoform X3, with translation MESEDGRAEADDSEVAELRMKVESLKNELTECRAELDKLQRQLSQSERLQRSTDSYNEDLRKQVDQLSAEIHKRKKKEKDKVDTETQTEEYEWTETDYYNYYYGYYSAEGADGQENANPAAAAVEMSAGSSAATVEMSDGIAAATVEMSDGIAAATVEMSDGIAAATVEMSDGSAAAAEATIGKETTAVDVSNPAASGALATVEESDGGSIADMLRATAEEAMTQTGFVFDETSGMYYDHGTGFYYDSASQLYYDVNTSIYYYYDAESGRYQFHSRIEVPVTQSCAEPWRDNNDADKQGRKFKKGTKKTSQHDDKVHDVTKSLAKMKISSCWKTLSYTAKEMWPPCVRVTVVRSPVLQVGTLFIITADSTATFGREKDMDHAVRIPEMGVSKFHAEVYFDQEHQAYMLVDQGSQNGTVINGNRILQPKTKSEPRPLMHGDEVKMGETVLSFHIHSGTDTCDGCEPGQVMAHLSKHKREDPPGPGLAKEDKESLRQKELKQMKAKYGLQSTEYEETKSMKNPKYRDRAESRRQTVGSEGAFQRDDAPASVHEEISEVNKGRKMLEKMGWKKGEGLGKEGTGMKDPIELKIRKSQSGLGAGAAMSLDGMSVTKTKSHKNWEKARERFADSCQVEQSQKPPASKAWVRSGEAPTSETNNGTDGPSQG, from the exons ATGGAGAGCGAGGACGGGCGCGCGGAGGCGGACGACTCGGAGGTGGCCGAGCTCCGGATGAAGGTGGAGTCGCTGAAGAACGAGCTGACGGAGTGCAGAGCCGAGCTGGACAAGCTGCAGAGGCAGCTCAGTCAGTCCGAGAGGCTGCAGAGGAGCACCGACAGCTACAACGAGGACCTCCGGAAGCAG gtTGACCAGCTAAGTGCAGAAATACACAAAcggaagaaaaaggagaaagacAAAGTCGACACTGAAACTCAGACGGAAGAATACGAGTGGACGGAAACCG ACTACTACAACTACTACTATGGATACTACAGTGCTGAGGGGGCGGACGGTCAGGAAAACGCCAACCCTGCAGCAGCCGCGGTGGAAATGAGCGCAGGCAGCAGCGCCGCCACGGTGGAAATGAGCGATGGCATCGCCGCCGCCACAGTGGAAATGAGCGATGGCATCGCCGCCGCCACAGTGGAAATGAGCGATGGCATCGCCGCCGCCACGGTGGAAATGAGCGATGGCAGCGCCGCCGCAGCAGAGGCTACAATAGGGAAGGAAACCACAGCTGTAGATGTTTCCAATCCGGCCGCCAGCGGAGCTTTAGCAACAGTGGAG GAGAGCGACGGGGGATCAATAGCCGACATGTTGAGAGCCACTGCTGAGGAGGCCATGACACAGACCGGCTTCGTGTTTGACGAAACCTCCGGGATGTATTACGACCACGGCACAGGCTTTTACTACGACTCG GCCAGTCAGTTGTACTACGACGTCAACACGAGCATTTATTACTACTACGACGCAGAGAGCGGGCGCTATCAGTTTCATTCTCGGATCGAGGTTCCCGTGACGCAGAGCTGTGCGGAGCCTTGGAGAGACAACAACGACGCCGACAAGCAAGGCAGAAAATTCAAGAAAGGGACCAAGAAAACCTCGCAGCATGACGACAAG GTCCATGATGTGACTAAATCTTTGGCTAAAATGAAGATTTCCTCTTGCTGGAAAACTCTGTCCTACACAG CCAAAGAGATGTGGCCTCCATGTGTGAGAGTGACTGTGGTCAGATCGCCTGTGCTGCAAGTGGGCACCTTGTTCATCATCACTGCCGACTCTACAGCCACCTTTGGCAG AGAAAAAGACATGGACCATGCAGTACGAATACCAGAAATGGGAGTTAGTAAG TTCCACGCAGAGGTTTACTTTGATCAAGAACATCAGGCCTACATGCTGGTGGACCAAGGAAGCCAGAATGGGACGGTCATCAACGGAAACCGAATATTACAG CCTAAAACCAAGTCCGAGCCCCGCCCCCTGATGCACGGCGATGAGGTCAAGATGGGGGAGACTGTTCTGTCCTTTCACATCCATTCGGGGACGGACACGTGCGACGGCTGCGAGCCCGGCCAGGTGATGGCTCACCTCAGCAAGCACAAGAGAGAAGATCCTCCAG GTCCTGGCCTCGCCAAAGAGGATAAGGAGTCTCTGAGACAGAAGGAGCTGAAGCAGATGAAGGCCAAATACGGCCTGCAA AGCACCGAGTACGAAGAGACGAAATCCATGAAGAATCCAAAGTACAGAGACCGGGCGGAGTCTCGACGGCAAACGGTGGGGAGTGAAGGTGCTTTCCAGCGAGACGACGCTCCGGCTTCTGTCCACGA agagatcaGCGAGGTCAACAAAGGCCGGAAGATGCTGGAAAAGATGGGCTGGAAGAAAGGAGAAGGTCTGGGCAAAGAGGGAACCGGGATGAAGGATCCG ATCGAGCTGAAAATCCGAAAGTCCCAGTCTGGTTTGGGGGCCGGCGCTGCCATGTCTCTGGACGGGATGTCTGTTACCAAAACCAAGTCCCATAAGAACTGGGAGAAGGCGCGCGAGCGATTCGCCGACTCCTGCCAGGTGGAGCAAAGTCAGAAACCCCCGGCGTCCAAAGCCTGGGTCCGATCAGGCGAGGCGCCAACCTCAGAGACCAACAACGGAACAGACGGACCAAGTCAGGGATGA
- the nsg1 gene encoding neuronal vesicle trafficking-associated protein 1 gives MVKLGNNFTEKNNVKVVSEDGFDTIPLITPLDASQLQFPPPDKVVVKTKADYDAESKKGKLRSPKIAEFSISIIEGVSERLKVTLLVICALAFLVCVVFLVVYKVYQYEQPCPDSYVYMQGRCMPAGLYGSYPPQGPGGRGRLFTLINHYNIAKQTITRSVSPWMTIMSEEKVTQQETETAQKLA, from the exons ATGGTCAAACTGGGGAATAATTTCACCGAGAAAAACAACGTGAAGGTGGTCTCGGAGGACGGATTTGACACCATTCCTCTAATCACACCGCTGGATGCCAGTCAGCTGCAGTTCCCTCCACCTGACAAG GTGGTGGTGAAGACAAAGGCAGACTATGATGCTGAGAGCAAGAAGGGGAAGCTGCGGTCTCCTAAAATTGCAGAGTTCTCCATCAGCATCATTGAAGGCGTTTCTGAGCGGCTGAAG gTGACCTTGCTGGTGATCTGCGCTCTGGCTTTTCTGGTGTGCGTGGTGTTCCTGGTCGTCTACAAAGTCTATCAGTATGAGCAGCCTTGTCCCGACAGCTATGTTTACATG CAGGGTCGCTGTATGCCGGCCGGCCTTTATGGCAGCTACCCCCCTCAGGGTCCCGGGGGCCGTGGGCGCCTCTTCACCCTCATCAACCACTACAACATCGCCAAGCAGACCATCACCCGATCGGTATCCCCATGGATGACCATCATGTCAGAGGAGAAGGTGACCCAGCAAGAGACCGAGACCGCCCAGAAACTGGCTTAA
- the aggf1 gene encoding angiogenic factor with G patch and FHA domains 1 isoform X1 has translation MESEDGRAEADDSEVAELRMKVESLKNELTECRAELDKLQRQLSQSERLQRSTDSYNEDLRKQVDQLSAEIHKRKKKEKDKVDTETQTEEYEWTETDYYNYYYGYYSAEGADGQENANPAAAAVEMSAGSSAATVEMSDGIAAATVEMSDGIAAATVEMSDGIAAATVEMSDGSAAAAEATIGKETTAVDVSNPAASGALATVEESDGGSIADMLRATAEEAMTQTGFVFDETSGMYYDHGTGFYYDSASQLYYDVNTSIYYYYDAESGRYQFHSRIEVPVTQSCAEPWRDNNDADKQGRKFKKGTKKTSQHDDKEPKSNEERPQREEADSVERHSSRKKADLGKSKRKSRSPGKKQSSKHRGEKDMSSSSKRKKHKNDSHHEDRRRSKKKRKKSKSEKHKKKKRRTRSDESEGESEPEEGEITESEREECESTRSSASSSSAPSKQSHESDVEEPSQPAKEMWPPCVRVTVVRSPVLQVGTLFIITADSTATFGREKDMDHAVRIPEMGVSKFHAEVYFDQEHQAYMLVDQGSQNGTVINGNRILQPKTKSEPRPLMHGDEVKMGETVLSFHIHSGTDTCDGCEPGQVMAHLSKHKREDPPGPGLAKEDKESLRQKELKQMKAKYGLQVSRQPTSPTNFPLLVYTLIWDSLMQSTEYEETKSMKNPKYRDRAESRRQTVGSEGAFQRDDAPASVHEEISEVNKGRKMLEKMGWKKGEGLGKEGTGMKDPIELKIRKSQSGLGAGAAMSLDGMSVTKTKSHKNWEKARERFADSCQVEQSQKPPASKAWVRSGEAPTSETNNGTDGPSQG, from the exons ATGGAGAGCGAGGACGGGCGCGCGGAGGCGGACGACTCGGAGGTGGCCGAGCTCCGGATGAAGGTGGAGTCGCTGAAGAACGAGCTGACGGAGTGCAGAGCCGAGCTGGACAAGCTGCAGAGGCAGCTCAGTCAGTCCGAGAGGCTGCAGAGGAGCACCGACAGCTACAACGAGGACCTCCGGAAGCAG gtTGACCAGCTAAGTGCAGAAATACACAAAcggaagaaaaaggagaaagacAAAGTCGACACTGAAACTCAGACGGAAGAATACGAGTGGACGGAAACCG ACTACTACAACTACTACTATGGATACTACAGTGCTGAGGGGGCGGACGGTCAGGAAAACGCCAACCCTGCAGCAGCCGCGGTGGAAATGAGCGCAGGCAGCAGCGCCGCCACGGTGGAAATGAGCGATGGCATCGCCGCCGCCACAGTGGAAATGAGCGATGGCATCGCCGCCGCCACAGTGGAAATGAGCGATGGCATCGCCGCCGCCACGGTGGAAATGAGCGATGGCAGCGCCGCCGCAGCAGAGGCTACAATAGGGAAGGAAACCACAGCTGTAGATGTTTCCAATCCGGCCGCCAGCGGAGCTTTAGCAACAGTGGAG GAGAGCGACGGGGGATCAATAGCCGACATGTTGAGAGCCACTGCTGAGGAGGCCATGACACAGACCGGCTTCGTGTTTGACGAAACCTCCGGGATGTATTACGACCACGGCACAGGCTTTTACTACGACTCG GCCAGTCAGTTGTACTACGACGTCAACACGAGCATTTATTACTACTACGACGCAGAGAGCGGGCGCTATCAGTTTCATTCTCGGATCGAGGTTCCCGTGACGCAGAGCTGTGCGGAGCCTTGGAGAGACAACAACGACGCCGACAAGCAAGGCAGAAAATTCAAGAAAGGGACCAAGAAAACCTCGCAGCATGACGACAAG GAACCGAAGTCTAACGAGGAAAGGCCTCAGAGAGAGGAAGCAGACTCCGTCGAACGGCATTCGAGCAGGAAAAAAGCGGATTTAGGGAAATCGAAGCGGAAATCGCGCAGTCCAGGGAAAAAGCAGTCTTCTAAACACAGAGGAGAGAAGGACATGTCGTCGTCCTCGAAgaggaaaaaacataaaaatgactcGCACCACGAGGACAGGCGAAGATCcaagaagaaaaggaagaaatccAAGTCAGAAAagcacaagaagaagaagaggaggactcGGAGCGACGAGTCGGAAGGCGAGAGCGAGCCAGAGGAAGGGGAGATCACAGAGTCGGAAAGAGAAGAGTGCGAGTCCACTCGCTCGTCGGCGTCGTCCTCAAGCGCTCCATCAAAGCAGAGTCACGAGTCAGACGTGGAGGAGCCAAGTCAACCAG CCAAAGAGATGTGGCCTCCATGTGTGAGAGTGACTGTGGTCAGATCGCCTGTGCTGCAAGTGGGCACCTTGTTCATCATCACTGCCGACTCTACAGCCACCTTTGGCAG AGAAAAAGACATGGACCATGCAGTACGAATACCAGAAATGGGAGTTAGTAAG TTCCACGCAGAGGTTTACTTTGATCAAGAACATCAGGCCTACATGCTGGTGGACCAAGGAAGCCAGAATGGGACGGTCATCAACGGAAACCGAATATTACAG CCTAAAACCAAGTCCGAGCCCCGCCCCCTGATGCACGGCGATGAGGTCAAGATGGGGGAGACTGTTCTGTCCTTTCACATCCATTCGGGGACGGACACGTGCGACGGCTGCGAGCCCGGCCAGGTGATGGCTCACCTCAGCAAGCACAAGAGAGAAGATCCTCCAG GTCCTGGCCTCGCCAAAGAGGATAAGGAGTCTCTGAGACAGAAGGAGCTGAAGCAGATGAAGGCCAAATACGGCCTGCAAGTGAGTCGACAGCCTACTTCACCAACAAACTTTCCGTTGCTTGTTTACACGCTTATCTGGGATTCGTTGATGCAGAGCACCGAGTACGAAGAGACGAAATCCATGAAGAATCCAAAGTACAGAGACCGGGCGGAGTCTCGACGGCAAACGGTGGGGAGTGAAGGTGCTTTCCAGCGAGACGACGCTCCGGCTTCTGTCCACGA agagatcaGCGAGGTCAACAAAGGCCGGAAGATGCTGGAAAAGATGGGCTGGAAGAAAGGAGAAGGTCTGGGCAAAGAGGGAACCGGGATGAAGGATCCG ATCGAGCTGAAAATCCGAAAGTCCCAGTCTGGTTTGGGGGCCGGCGCTGCCATGTCTCTGGACGGGATGTCTGTTACCAAAACCAAGTCCCATAAGAACTGGGAGAAGGCGCGCGAGCGATTCGCCGACTCCTGCCAGGTGGAGCAAAGTCAGAAACCCCCGGCGTCCAAAGCCTGGGTCCGATCAGGCGAGGCGCCAACCTCAGAGACCAACAACGGAACAGACGGACCAAGTCAGGGATGA
- the aggf1 gene encoding angiogenic factor with G patch and FHA domains 1 isoform X2 — protein MESEDGRAEADDSEVAELRMKVESLKNELTECRAELDKLQRQLSQSERLQRSTDSYNEDLRKQVDQLSAEIHKRKKKEKDKVDTETQTEEYEWTETDYYNYYYGYYSAEGADGQENANPAAAAVEMSAGSSAATVEMSDGIAAATVEMSDGIAAATVEMSDGIAAATVEMSDGSAAAAEATIGKETTAVDVSNPAASGALATVEESDGGSIADMLRATAEEAMTQTGFVFDETSGMYYDHGTGFYYDSASQLYYDVNTSIYYYYDAESGRYQFHSRIEVPVTQSCAEPWRDNNDADKQGRKFKKGTKKTSQHDDKEPKSNEERPQREEADSVERHSSRKKADLGKSKRKSRSPGKKQSSKHRGEKDMSSSSKRKKHKNDSHHEDRRRSKKKRKKSKSEKHKKKKRRTRSDESEGESEPEEGEITESEREECESTRSSASSSSAPSKQSHESDVEEPSQPAKEMWPPCVRVTVVRSPVLQVGTLFIITADSTATFGREKDMDHAVRIPEMGVSKFHAEVYFDQEHQAYMLVDQGSQNGTVINGNRILQPKTKSEPRPLMHGDEVKMGETVLSFHIHSGTDTCDGCEPGQVMAHLSKHKREDPPGPGLAKEDKESLRQKELKQMKAKYGLQSTEYEETKSMKNPKYRDRAESRRQTVGSEGAFQRDDAPASVHEEISEVNKGRKMLEKMGWKKGEGLGKEGTGMKDPIELKIRKSQSGLGAGAAMSLDGMSVTKTKSHKNWEKARERFADSCQVEQSQKPPASKAWVRSGEAPTSETNNGTDGPSQG, from the exons ATGGAGAGCGAGGACGGGCGCGCGGAGGCGGACGACTCGGAGGTGGCCGAGCTCCGGATGAAGGTGGAGTCGCTGAAGAACGAGCTGACGGAGTGCAGAGCCGAGCTGGACAAGCTGCAGAGGCAGCTCAGTCAGTCCGAGAGGCTGCAGAGGAGCACCGACAGCTACAACGAGGACCTCCGGAAGCAG gtTGACCAGCTAAGTGCAGAAATACACAAAcggaagaaaaaggagaaagacAAAGTCGACACTGAAACTCAGACGGAAGAATACGAGTGGACGGAAACCG ACTACTACAACTACTACTATGGATACTACAGTGCTGAGGGGGCGGACGGTCAGGAAAACGCCAACCCTGCAGCAGCCGCGGTGGAAATGAGCGCAGGCAGCAGCGCCGCCACGGTGGAAATGAGCGATGGCATCGCCGCCGCCACAGTGGAAATGAGCGATGGCATCGCCGCCGCCACAGTGGAAATGAGCGATGGCATCGCCGCCGCCACGGTGGAAATGAGCGATGGCAGCGCCGCCGCAGCAGAGGCTACAATAGGGAAGGAAACCACAGCTGTAGATGTTTCCAATCCGGCCGCCAGCGGAGCTTTAGCAACAGTGGAG GAGAGCGACGGGGGATCAATAGCCGACATGTTGAGAGCCACTGCTGAGGAGGCCATGACACAGACCGGCTTCGTGTTTGACGAAACCTCCGGGATGTATTACGACCACGGCACAGGCTTTTACTACGACTCG GCCAGTCAGTTGTACTACGACGTCAACACGAGCATTTATTACTACTACGACGCAGAGAGCGGGCGCTATCAGTTTCATTCTCGGATCGAGGTTCCCGTGACGCAGAGCTGTGCGGAGCCTTGGAGAGACAACAACGACGCCGACAAGCAAGGCAGAAAATTCAAGAAAGGGACCAAGAAAACCTCGCAGCATGACGACAAG GAACCGAAGTCTAACGAGGAAAGGCCTCAGAGAGAGGAAGCAGACTCCGTCGAACGGCATTCGAGCAGGAAAAAAGCGGATTTAGGGAAATCGAAGCGGAAATCGCGCAGTCCAGGGAAAAAGCAGTCTTCTAAACACAGAGGAGAGAAGGACATGTCGTCGTCCTCGAAgaggaaaaaacataaaaatgactcGCACCACGAGGACAGGCGAAGATCcaagaagaaaaggaagaaatccAAGTCAGAAAagcacaagaagaagaagaggaggactcGGAGCGACGAGTCGGAAGGCGAGAGCGAGCCAGAGGAAGGGGAGATCACAGAGTCGGAAAGAGAAGAGTGCGAGTCCACTCGCTCGTCGGCGTCGTCCTCAAGCGCTCCATCAAAGCAGAGTCACGAGTCAGACGTGGAGGAGCCAAGTCAACCAG CCAAAGAGATGTGGCCTCCATGTGTGAGAGTGACTGTGGTCAGATCGCCTGTGCTGCAAGTGGGCACCTTGTTCATCATCACTGCCGACTCTACAGCCACCTTTGGCAG AGAAAAAGACATGGACCATGCAGTACGAATACCAGAAATGGGAGTTAGTAAG TTCCACGCAGAGGTTTACTTTGATCAAGAACATCAGGCCTACATGCTGGTGGACCAAGGAAGCCAGAATGGGACGGTCATCAACGGAAACCGAATATTACAG CCTAAAACCAAGTCCGAGCCCCGCCCCCTGATGCACGGCGATGAGGTCAAGATGGGGGAGACTGTTCTGTCCTTTCACATCCATTCGGGGACGGACACGTGCGACGGCTGCGAGCCCGGCCAGGTGATGGCTCACCTCAGCAAGCACAAGAGAGAAGATCCTCCAG GTCCTGGCCTCGCCAAAGAGGATAAGGAGTCTCTGAGACAGAAGGAGCTGAAGCAGATGAAGGCCAAATACGGCCTGCAA AGCACCGAGTACGAAGAGACGAAATCCATGAAGAATCCAAAGTACAGAGACCGGGCGGAGTCTCGACGGCAAACGGTGGGGAGTGAAGGTGCTTTCCAGCGAGACGACGCTCCGGCTTCTGTCCACGA agagatcaGCGAGGTCAACAAAGGCCGGAAGATGCTGGAAAAGATGGGCTGGAAGAAAGGAGAAGGTCTGGGCAAAGAGGGAACCGGGATGAAGGATCCG ATCGAGCTGAAAATCCGAAAGTCCCAGTCTGGTTTGGGGGCCGGCGCTGCCATGTCTCTGGACGGGATGTCTGTTACCAAAACCAAGTCCCATAAGAACTGGGAGAAGGCGCGCGAGCGATTCGCCGACTCCTGCCAGGTGGAGCAAAGTCAGAAACCCCCGGCGTCCAAAGCCTGGGTCCGATCAGGCGAGGCGCCAACCTCAGAGACCAACAACGGAACAGACGGACCAAGTCAGGGATGA